A single window of Ictalurus punctatus breed USDA103 chromosome 27, Coco_2.0, whole genome shotgun sequence DNA harbors:
- the ca7 gene encoding carbonic anhydrase 7 (The RefSeq protein has 2 substitutions compared to this genomic sequence), whose translation MTGHKWGYGEEDGPSAWHKSYPIAQGARQSPINIVPEEAVYDSRLPAISLSYDNCTSLTISNNGHSVVVEFEDMDDRSVIQGGPLEDAYRLKQFHFHWGGKNCDGSEHTVRGKTYVSELHLVHWNAVRYRTFGEAAAAPDGLAVLSIFLEKGDEHADLHTITDALYMVKFKGSIANFKGFNPKCLLPPSLRFWTYPGSLTTPPLYESVIWIVLAEPIRVSDKQMGKFRMLLFNAEEEEQTKRMENNFRPPQPLKGRTVRASFK comes from the exons ATGACTGGCCATAAATGGGGTTATGGTGAAGAGGATG GTCCATCTGCATGGCACAAATCGTACCCCATCGCTCAAGGTGCCCGCCAGTCCCCAATTAACATCGTACCTGAGGAGGCAGTTTATGACAGCCGCCTGCCAGCCATCTCACTCAGCTATGACAACTGCACTTCTCTTACTATATCCAACAACGGGCACTCTGTGGTGGTGGAGTTTGAGGATATGGATGATAGATCAG TGATCCAAGGAGGCCCACTTGAAAATGCATACCGACTCAAACAGTTCCACTTCCACTGGGGAGGAAAAAACTGTGATGGCTCTGAACACACTGTCCGTGGGAAGACCTACGTGTCTGAG TTACATCTGGTGCATTGGAATGCTGTGCGCTACCGTACATTTGGTGAAGCTGCTGCAGCTCCTGATGGCTTGGCTGTACTGGGCATCTTTCTGGAG AAAGGCGATGAACACGCAGATCTACACACTATAACTGATGCCTTGTACATGGTCAAATTCAAG GGAAGCATCGCAAATTTCAAAGGTTTCAACCCAAAGTGCCTTCTACCTCCTAGTCTAAGGTTTTGGACCTACCCTGGCTCTTTGACCACTCCTCCACTGTATGAAAGTGTCATATGGATTGTTCTGGCTGAACCTATTAGAGTCTCGGATAAGCAG ATGGGAAAGTTCAGGATGTTGCTCTTTAATGCTGAAGAGGAGGAACAGACGAAACGCATGGAGAACAACTTCCGCCCTCCACAGCCCCTGAAGGGCAGGACAGTCCGTGCCTCCTTTAAGTAG